CTCCACTCGCTTGCTTTCGCGCAGCAAATCCTCGTAGCCCTGGTGAGAGACTTCTGTCGGGTCGCCGATGACGATGACGTTGGGTGACCCGACGACGTCACCGAGCCAGATGAACTCTTTGCAACCATGTGCCGAGAGGTAACGGCGCGCCTCGTCTGCGAGGTACTGCGGACAAAAGGCCGCAACTGAGTACTCCAGTCCGGACGCCCAGAGACCTCTTGCCGCGTGGACGACGCCGCCTAACCGAAGTTTACAGGGGACGTCCTTGCGGGCAAGAGTGAAGTCGATAACAACTTCCCCAACAATCAATACCGCGTCAGTGTGGACCATGATTATTGTGGGACGAAATCGCCTTCGATTGACGGCATCGGTGCAAGCGCTGAAGACTTGACGATTCCGATGTAGGTGGCTCCCTCCGCGAGGCAACCAGCAAGGTAGTTGAATGACGTGGGAAGCGCGCCAACCTTAAGGCCGTTTGCATCAATCGCGAAAACGCGTCCTGCGACAATGATGCCGAGCTGCGTTCCAGGAGCGGGAACTGCTTTATGTGTCCCGTAGTAGTCGCATTGAGCTACCTCTTCCAATACACATGAGAACGCCTGCTTGCATCGGTCAACGCCGCTTGCCCCACCGCCGGCGCCTGCCCCTTTGCTCGCATTTTCTGGTTGCTTCGAACCGGAATAATCCGAAAAACTGCCTGAACCTGTGCTTCCCATAATGTTTCCGTCTCCTGGTTAATGCAGTTCCTGCTTGCAACGATGCGCTGCGCAGGCAAGTTTAGTCGCACGACAAAAGAGTTGGCCGTTCCATTCGAGAAATACATGTGCGTTCAAGCGCTGACATTCCTCAGTGAACTGCTGGCCGCGAATTAACTACTTTATCTGGAAGAATTTTTGCCCTTTGTGATAGACGATATTCTCGTAGGTCAAAGTCGAAATTGCGATACAAGTTGGCCAGTGCCATGGTGACTTCCGAATTCCGAGGGAAAGTCGACGCCAGGCGATTCAGACTGAAGCTACGTTCAAAGCATCGGTATTTGCAGCTTTTCAAAAAACGCGCGATTTCGCTTTTTAGCGTCGTCCAGCATCTTGTCATACGAGAGAATTTCGATGTAGCAATTCAGCTGAGTGTGGAACTTAAAATACCCTGCGCCGTCCGGCGTGACCATGAAGTCTCGGGTAAGTGCTATGTCTCGTATCTTGGGAGTCAGGGTGCACACGATGTACGCATAAAACGGCGTCGTTTCCGCAACTTCTATGGTTCTGCCTTCTTCCGTTTTGGCTTTGCCGTCACGAAGTTTTCGAGCGTAGCGTATAACCTGCTCGACGGGGTCTTCCTCCGTTGATGGGTATTCGTTGCGCTCGGGGCGTTTGAACTCAACGATTACGGCAGAGTTGAAGCTGCGCTTCGCCTCAGCAAACACTTTCGCGGAATTGAAAACGACGATGTCAGGTTCGTCTTTTTCGTCAGAATTGACTACTTTGAGCCGACTAATCGGCAGGTCGGACCCAAGGTACCAGTGGTACGCTAGGCGTTCGTCGATGACCCAAAGATTCTGCCGGTCGAAGTCAACGTCATCGGAGCTTGCACGCATCGGAAAGATGATGCTGTGAACAGCTTCTTCCTTCACGTAGCGTCCGTCGTCCTGCGTTTCGAGAGCTTTGTCGAGAAGCTCGAGGATGGTCCTACGATGCACCACATATCTGGCCAGAGCCGCCTGGCCAAGCTCGTTCTCCTCACGAAGGAATTGCTCGCGCAGTTGCTTGTACGCTTCATTATTCCGGTGACCATCGAGCGGCAGACTCTCAATCTGCCGCGCCTGCTCTCTGTGGGCGAGTTCAATATCCTTCTGGACTTTATACAGCTCAATGTCCAACTGGTCGTCGGATACATTTGGGGAGATGCGGTCAATGTACTGGCCATACCTTTCGCCAAGCATGAAGCGGTACTGCGGGGCCTTGTTGGCGACCAGCGTTTCGATGTTTCGTCGCTTCTCTTCACGCAACGTGTTCATGTACGGGGCCGCCGCGCTCTTCACGACGTCCGTCACTGCCGTGTCGAGCTGTGGTCGACTCAGCTCATCATCGAGTTCGAGCTCGTCTTCGCCGGATAGAACCAACTGCGTACGAGATGAATCAACACGCGAATCGAGGTATTGCCCGAACACATACGTCTTGAAAACAAACGACTTACCCGTGTCATCGACGAATCTTGTTTTGAAGTCAGGAACACGTGAACCTACGCCCCAGGAGACGACCTCCCGCTTGTTGGCGCAGTAGGAGACGGTGTGCCGCCGATTCAAACTGGAGTCAAAGCGAACAATGACCGCGTTCAGCGTGTGGTTGCCGACCGTGAATTTATGTGCGGTTGTACGGGTGTCGGCCTCGGCGCGGAAGTACTCGTTCAGATTGATTGGTTCGTGCTCGTCATCGTGAATCCACACCGCTGGGCATCCGGGGCTTAGAAAGTAAATGACAAGGTGGTCAATAATTTTCTGCGCCAGAGTATCGAGCGATTTCGGAAAATGCTTCTGATATTCCGACC
This window of the Pandoraea sputorum genome carries:
- a CDS encoding ATP-binding protein, whose product is MLLKSKKHKTPDTGNSMHVDIAGRVENLALPITQPYIPVFECIVNSLESIDESARKDGRIDVYFHRDDRQGRLIDSGDDYLGAIRDVTIVDNGGGFSDINAKAFFVSDSTRKAAKGNKGVGRFTWLKVFEKATIESVYNQGDERYRRSFEFRKSEEGVENETLDLSEASEVKTTVKLLNIRSEYQKHFPKSLDTLAQKIIDHLVIYFLSPGCPAVWIHDDEHEPINLNEYFRAEADTRTTAHKFTVGNHTLNAVIVRFDSSLNRRHTVSYCANKREVVSWGVGSRVPDFKTRFVDDTGKSFVFKTYVFGQYLDSRVDSSRTQLVLSGEDELELDDELSRPQLDTAVTDVVKSAAAPYMNTLREEKRRNIETLVANKAPQYRFMLGERYGQYIDRISPNVSDDQLDIELYKVQKDIELAHREQARQIESLPLDGHRNNEAYKQLREQFLREENELGQAALARYVVHRRTILELLDKALETQDDGRYVKEEAVHSIIFPMRASSDDVDFDRQNLWVIDERLAYHWYLGSDLPISRLKVVNSDEKDEPDIVVFNSAKVFAEAKRSFNSAVIVEFKRPERNEYPSTEEDPVEQVIRYARKLRDGKAKTEEGRTIEVAETTPFYAYIVCTLTPKIRDIALTRDFMVTPDGAGYFKFHTQLNCYIEILSYDKMLDDAKKRNRAFFEKLQIPML